The Melitaea cinxia chromosome 9, ilMelCinx1.1, whole genome shotgun sequence DNA segment tatacaactaggtcggcaaacaagcgtacggcatctgatggtaagcgattaccgtctGCACGTTGCCAACCCTAAATTGTATAATCTATGTGGGTATGGAATATACTTGCCTTTAGATGGGATTGATCCAATTGAGCTAGAACCTGAATTATCTTTTTCGGTCACTAGATTGGTACCCATTACTAGATTGGTACTTCCAAACTAAAAATAGTGCAGTTCACTTGTACCAGATTGGTAAAAGAGGATcttttgttgaaataaatatgGTCCGAGAAATTTGGGTACCTACGACTTATCTGAGCCTCCGGATCATGATTTGAGGATGATTACTATGAAGGTTACACTTGTGGTTGGAAAAAATGACGAAATATCGACGTTGGAAGATGTAGAACTATTGAGGAAATAATTACCAAATATGAATTATATCACTGCCTTGAAACGAAGGAAATTCATACAAGCGATCTGGGTCCGGAATATCAGAATATGCGTGTCTATCTTTTCCAACTATTTTTGTCATTTTCTCGGATATCGATAAAATGCGATATTTGTTtgatttctgaaaaaaaaaacatttaaatgtagatatttagtaaatttaaactgattttaaattaattatttttgtttactggtagggtcggcaacgtgtctgcgatacttctggtgttgcacgtATGTGCTACGGTACAGCTTTAGAGTTatgtgaaccgtacgcttgtcgacgtagttttatgtaaaaaaaagtaactgatACCTACTTAAAATACATAGTGATTACCAATTATAATggaataaatagaaataaaacgtAGTTATAATTACAATTCTTCCATCCGCCCTAAATTAAGATTCATAgaataagaaacataaaataagatTCACAGAAtaagcaagagacgcaaactcagcgtGTGCTGGTATACCTAGTGgaaatttatgcggtataatacaacgtaggtcaaaaagtaatcaagtaaatacgcattattagatataattcaaaaagcacttgtcaaatctcaattaaatttaaatgggagcaAATGATACGCAACACCtcccgataaaaaaaaaatcatcgaaatcggtccaaccagtcaaaagttttgaagttattaaaaaaaatacaatcgaattgagaacctcccccttttttggaagtcggttaaaaatagttaatagtgtacctataacacaggcattgggttgcttactttaggagcGGACGACCgtctgtgtattgtgtagaaatatatatatttatttattataaaaaaagtcacTCAAGTCCGTGTTATATTGATGATTGTTTTTCaactatcaataataattacgcCTAAAAAATCAACAATCACTTACTTATTCTATATCGAtacaatttaatcgaaattaaaatgttttttattttattttttcattaatcgAATTCAGTAACCTTTGACcacaatttaatgtttattcttAACAAGCTTAGTTGCGCAGTTTCTCTTGTCTACTGTCGTTTGACTTAACTGATAATATTATaaggtaataaattaataatgtgaCTTACCCACAGTAACTACAATATTGTTGTGACTTCATAAATCTGTGCccaataactatattttttagttttcacGGTTGAAGAGGACTTTGCTAACACAAACAGTCATTATtagttttgtatattatatttatattccaaACATAGAAATTGTATACTTTGTAcgtattttaattgaatattcaTTTCAACTTTGTGCTTAGTATAGGTTGTGCGTTATCTTTAATGTTAACAATGAAATACCGAATTGTAACCTTTATACTAATTGTAACTATTGCTTTTTACGCCGCATCACGTCGATTCTATAAAGCAAGGAATTTTACGCAAATTGCAAATGGTTTAGGTTATCCAGTCCAAGAGTACGATGTGGTTACTCAAGATGACTACATTTTGAAGCTATTTCATATACCCGGTGACAGAAGTAAGCCGATTCTATTAATGCATGGAATCATTGATTCGGCTGACACTTTTATCATAAGAGGAAACACGTCTTTAGCGGCTGCGTTGGCTGACGCCGGCTACGATGTATGGGTCGGAAATAGTAGAGGCAGTAGATATTCCCGTCGACATCTGCTTTTGGATCCCAACACTGACAAGGAATTCTGGGACTTCAGTTTCCACGAGCTCGGGTATTATGATCTTCCAGCGTTGATAGACTTCGTGCTTGATAACACGGGCACGAAGACCCTGAATGCAATAGGACATTCCCAAGGTAATTCGATATTTCTAGTGCTCGGTGCAACACGACCAGAATACAACGAAAAGATCAAAGTAATGATATCTTTATCGCCAGTTTGTTACTTAAACAACATAAAGAATTCTGTTTCCCATTTAATGAAATTCACACCAGTAATTGATCGATTTTACACATTCATAGGTGAGGATGAGTTTTTAGGCGATGATACAATCCCTATTAGATTATTTAGATATGTATGCGGATCAAAGAAAAGTTACAGTGTCTGTGCGAAAGGAATAATGTTTAGTTTAGCCGGAAGCGATCCTGATGAAATGGAACTTGATTTTTTTCCAACTGTGGTCGCGCATTATCCTACAGGCACGTCAATGAAAAACGTCATTCATGTGTCCCAAATCGGTATTAAAAGATCTTTTGCAAGATTCAACTATGGCTTGAAAAATATTGAGATTTATAATTCTTCTGATCCTCCGGAGTACGATTTAGGAAAGGTGTCTATGAAGATTGCTCTCCTCGCTGGAAGGAATGATGAGATATCGAGATTAGAAGATGTTAAACAGTTAATGAGTAAATTACCGAATGTCGTTAAATTCACAATCATTAACCATGAAAGGTTTAACCATATAGATGCGGTATGGGGCCGGAATATGGCTGTATATCTTTTTCCAAGTATTTTCGATATTTTATCGAAGTATGGGTGAATTCTGAAAGTAGATTCTGTCAAAGAAATGAAAGATAAAGagatattaattacttaacTTAGTAGTAAGTACAAGTATATCTAATTTTGCTcacatcgttttttttttctatttggatattttttaaACTGCTGAGTAATTTTATAACgagtatataataatagataataaaaattacaccaaTTACTTTCTGTATAACCTTTAAGATATATTGTTTTGCAAAACGACAAAAATAACGTTTGTTTACTTTGTAAAAGAAAGTTGAAATAATACAATCTGAAATGATGTTTACTACCAATTTTAGCGATTGTTTGTTGATTTTGAATACTTTGTAATTAATTAGGTACTTTCAATTTTTCAAGCATACGATGCAcatctatgtatgtatttcttgtttatgtgtgtgtgtgtgtgtgtgtgtgtgtttttgtgtATAAACTTAACGTAAGTTGTTGTTAAGTTTCCTACCGACCGTATGTGTACCTATGCGAAAAACTACACGTACTTATGTCTAGAAATTTCCTTCGATAGTGTTGGGGATGACACCTACGACTTATAGTTTCgtaatgatattaaatatattttcgataaatattgtgttttctttaattttttatacatacaactAAATCGACAAAAAAGCGTATGAATCACatgatggtgagcgattactGGAACCTATAGACGTACCCAGCAGCACCATAAAAAGCATTGtaaacgcgttgctgaccctaccccctaCCCTCCCCCCAGTTCTGGCTGCCTTacttcaccacaggaacacaccactgcttgatagcagtgttatttagttgtTTTGCTGTAAGGTACATTtctcgaggtacttccccagtcgggcaacactagattttgagcagggtatTTCCTGCTGGGCCCTACCTCATTGTAATAATGTTATAACATAAGTAATTACTTATGTATATGTTCAATGCTGTGTTCTTTACTACTAatcactttattatttaatgtatttatttaaacgtaAGTAATTTGTTTCTGCTGACTCAGACCTAAGTTTTTTTACTTAGAAGCTTTGGAACATCTTTTACCACACCTTCACTTCAGtcaagcctccccaagttcgcaccaaacatcccggttttccgcattcctcatccagccgctactggcaatcttacgtagatcgtcagtcaaGTGGACcggagggcgtcccacactgcgtttgccaacacgcggtctccactccaggacatgtctgctccagcggccatcggtcTTGCGACATAGATGACGGATAGTTTAATcctgatcctatctttgagagagaaaATCTTTTACGATTTAAtctaattgaaaaattgtaaactattttataatataaaaaatattaaattggtaTGGAATGTTACGTGTTTTAAATCATCGTAGATGTACGTTTCACGCGATGCATGCTGTAactaaagaattaataaatttcagcTATCATCATAGGTAAAGAAATTGAACGAGGTTCGAAAGAAACGATGTAgttgaaattatataaacatcatTAAAATACAATGGAACAATaagttgttttataaaatatatatctgtcttttttatataacttatttaaCATACGTGTTACATGCGTGACGGTTATTGCCCTTgacattttaaatgaatattaacaccttattagtattaattttacaatattacttCTATTCCTATTGTTTActaatgtttacacgaatttcatttattatagtggaacaactttttcggacAGCAACCATGTTCACGAGAGGTGCTGCTGTTGCAGAAACGTCagacatctaaaaaacttaataaactgcgataaaatccgaaaaagttgtttcattataatgagtttaATCCcgccgacgccgcgttggcgcaacggttacagccatggattgcacatgacaaacgtttgtattggtcatacaggtgtttaccctggtctgggtgtttgtgcagtctttgtgggtctccccaccgtgcctcgaaaagcacgttaagccatcggtcccggttgttatcatgtacaccttatagcgatcgtaactcgtagtagagaatatatccgccaacccgcattagagcagcgtggtggattaagctctgatccttttccttcGGGTAAAGAGGCCTCTGcccatattacaggctgaagcgagtttaatccggttcgattcccgctcggtatGGACATTTATGTTTACAAACATTTCTATCCGATTTAGTATGTTTGCCCTTGTAGGTCTCTTCATCGTGTCTCGTAGATCACGttgagctgtcggtcccggtttttaccataaatacctgatagcgattgttaacCATAGTAGGGTATATAGTCGCTAACCCGcaatgaagcagcgtggtggattaagttccaatgCTTCTCcatctcctaaatggagaagatgcctatgcccagtagtggagtGTTACAGGTTGAATTGTACAGAGTacctagttttatattataaatttcatgtAAAAAATAGGAAATTGAAATCGCGCAATACGAAACAGCAGTAACGTTAAGAGTAACGCGATACAGCCTTTATAGTTGTggaaaaatataggtataatagtATACCAGCATTTAGTGTATCGatagacacacacacaaaatacacgcacgcacacacatatactgttttttttaatgtatcgtACATACTGCCTTTGAAAAACGTAAAAagtttcaataatatattataaataaaaagttcagTATGCATTCAAAATGTAtcgtcggccaagaaagtggtgtaccaccctaaggttgaaagattagtttcgcttgcagatcgatctgacaacttctattgccgtctttatctgattattgacaacgatattatttatacctgatagagtttaaaatatcatgtataataatgacgtatgaatacttatcaattagatttacgtcattattatatctctttcagtaatatcttttaataacgaaccttgttgtaatttCCGATGATcaggaaactaaatcaaaactgttacaccactttcttggccgacaCGGCTTGCTTGGCACAcactttggactcggtggaaaaatGAGCTAAGAGTACAACACGTAAAACGTAAACCTATCTGTCCCGGTTATTAGAGTAAGCTGTTAGTACCTAAGCTCGTGGTAGGGAAAGGctgaatggaaaaaaaaatcagaataaTGTTAATGATAAAAAAGATGTGAGGATTTAGTGACACTTTATTTCATGCAAGCtattaccaattttataataaaacagattTTTAAGAAGTATGTTGGTAACCGCAGTGCAGAGTTCCCTGACGATGCTtttctacattccgaattggtggtagcgacacttttaatatatttaattaattaaggcaaacataattttaatttgtaaaatgacgattcaaaaatgcttttgaagtatgtttgtataaagtaattttagattttaataaagaagCCTTTGCTATACTGTGGAATGTTTAGGACGATTTTGTTCAGttaattgtcagaatttttttataaattttagcgAAATAATAAACGAGACAGgaacaaattattattcatgaaaaaaaaaacattttatccaCATACTTTTTAGACAATATTTTTACGCAGGTATCaagttattgaaattaattactattattatccTTGTAAATCTATGCTGATTAATTGTTCGAACCGACGATAAATATAAAGCGTTGGACTGAAAAATGTGGCCTTTAGACATGTTTTTATGAACtttgacataattatgtacttttattactagctgttcTGATGAACTTCGAAccgttctatttttttttttcgtaaatatacacgatttttttcattttcttttatataaaccttATCCTGTCGTTCAGAAGTTTTGCGCATAACTAAATACTCTCCATTCTGCTCTTGTTTCAGCTTTTCTGTGCCACATTGGACCCGCATGCTTTTTTAAGTCATCAGACCAACGTTTTCTTTGTCTTCctcgttttctttttgtttgatatCTAGGAGTCCAATCTGTTATATCTATCGTCCATTTATTTCTATTCTCTCTCATCATGTGGCCTACCCACCTCCATTTGAGTTTTCTAGTTTTAATTACTACATCTTCGATTTTGGTAATTTGTCTTAGATCTACGGCTCTCTTTCTATCCTTTTTTGTGTAACCCAGTATACTCCTCTCCATGGCTCTTTGGCATGTAATCAGTTTTTGGTTTTGTTCTTGTGTGTTTGCCCAAGTCTGACACCCATAGGTAAGGATTGGTAATATGCATGTATTGTATACTTTCCTTTTCATTGCCATATTATATTGATTGCCTTTTAGCACTTCTTTGAGGGACCAAAATCTCTTCCAGGCATTGGCTACCCGTCTGTCAATCTCTGAATCCATTTGGTTGTTAAAAGCGATAAGCTGGCCTAAGTATACATAAGAATTCACGTATTCTATTTCTTCTTCATCTACTGAGATACTTATTTGGGACCTGTTTGTTATTATCTTTGTCtttgtattgtttgttgttaGTCCCACCTTTTTACTTTCACACGATAGATCTTGAAGCATGTTTTTAAGGCTTTCCGGGTTATCTGTTATAAGTATTATGTCATCTGCAAATcttaaatgatttaaatatgTTCCATTTATGTTAATCCCTATGTTGTCCCATTCCATCTTCCTGATGACTTCTTCTAGCACGGATGAAAAAAGTTTCGGAGAGAGTGGGTCTCCCTGCCTCACTCCCCTGTGTATTGGAAAAATTTCCCCCTCTGTCTCTAGTTTGATTCGTGCTTTGCTACTggaatacacattttttattatccttatatatttattttctattcctTGATTTTTCAGGGCTTCCCAAATGTACTGATGTTCCAGGCAGTCAAACGCTTTGTtatagtccacaaatgccatgtATAATGGGTAATTGTATTCTTGACATTTTTCAATGAGCTGTTTTATCACATGTATGTGATCAATTGTTGCAAATCCCGATCGGAATCCAGCCTGTTCTCTTGATTGTTGTTCTTCGAGTTTTTTGGTGATgcgtttcaatattatttttgagaACACTTTGTATATGTTGGACATGAGACTTATTGGCCGATAATTTCCTATTTCCGATCTATCTCCTTTCTTAAATATGAGTATTATAGTGCTTATTGTCCACTGTGAAGGTATGGATTCTGTGTTGAGGATAAGATTAAACAAGTTTGTAAGTTTTTTCGTTGTTTCTGGCAATGAAGCTTTCAGCATCTCATTTATTATATGATCAGGTCCAGGAGCTTTATCATTTTTCTGTGTTTCTATCGCATGCTGAACCTCCCTTTCAAGAATCGAAGGGATATTTTCTGTTTTGTCTTCAAGGTCTATGTTGAATTTTAAGGTGTTTTCGGTagaatacatttatatacattcGGTAGAACTAAATACATTTCGGCGATTAATTTATactgaaatataaatgtaattttaataaattgttatataactatattattatttcacctGTAATGAAATCTTATTTAAGTTAAATGGAATTAAATTATCAAGAAGGCTTTTCACCTTTGTATCTTGAATTTACAGTATTCTATAGATAAAGACTAATTATACAGTCTTAAAATCTAGATTCAGCTAAAAAAGGGgggaaatattaaatttacttttttagcgTATTTATTTGTTCATAATATACCTACGTTCTTTGATGTATCTACTTTACAgaacagattaaaatataacgtGTAAAATACTAACCTAACTTAGCCTAATTTCAATCAAGTAATTATTAGTTTGCCATAGTATTAACAGTAATCCCTTAAAATGAATATTACCTCTAATTAATTTTCTATAagcgaaatataaataaattgcaaaCACGAAATTCTATACACAATTCAAAGCCAATGAACCTCAAAACCGAAacaaaactttgttttaatgGCTTTCATTACTTACTGCGTTTATATTTGTTGAGGTTGATTGGGACTTATATACTTATTCGTTTTCAAATATATCGTTGTTTGTTTGCGAATATGCGTATAACGCAGGAGGTTTATAGATCTTCGACGACTGTCTGGCAGTCTGGCGCTACAAAAAAACCTGtgaaaaaatgtattctttaaCATGCACACAATACCTACTTTAAAAGTAGGTTGACGTCAGActctttttaaccaacttcaaaaaaagaagaggttcttaattcgattgatttttttatgtgtgttacctaaGAAATTCTTACTGGGTGTCCCGATTGGTtctgtttttaatcgaaaggtggtgtttgtCATCTGCTCccattaaatttaatcgagatcagAAAAGCACTTTTTGACttttctctaataatgcgtatttgctcgACTATTTTTTCACCGGCcgtgttaaatatattatgactagctgtgcccgcgacttcgtccgattggaatttaacaaaatagatattgttcaattaacagatataaaataaataaataaatctaaactaaaagtagcctaaattactccttattacatcaggtaTCGGCTAgtaaaagtcctgtcaaaatcggtccagccgtttcagagattatccggaacagacagacagacagacagatagacacaAAAGCGAtcaatagcgatcgttaatcatagtagggaataattatatccgccaacccgcattgtagtagcgtggtggattaactacacggggaaagagaactatgcccagcagtaggatattacaggctccggggcgtcatggcgaatactttaagtggtcccgtggcgccccaccaggacgacgagggcaccgctggtttttactgagtagtccggcattgcactccccgccgggagtctcagacttccgtcgccttcgggtgacgggggtgcgtaaatgcattttccagcgtaaaaaaaaaaaaaaaaaaaaaaaaaaaaaaaaaaaaaaaaaaaaaaaaaagatattacaggctgaagaagtaattgaagtcggatttttttttttggcttgtgagcaaatacaattatatcaaaataaaaagatagtaaaattagaaaagagtaattcattcattcatttattcatttattcagAGTAATGAAaagactaaaaaaattaaattgatctATTTCAATTGTTGGACGTAACCTTTTTGTATGACGTAAGACTACTAACTTTTACGTCACATTACTAGTGCTCATGGAGCATAAGATACTAGTGCTGTTCGTTGTAACGACCGAAATATTAATTAGGTATTTTATAATCAtataaaaacaatgattttatcTTGAATGATGAAAACTTTCGGTTGATCTTTGGAGATTATCTTTTGTCATTTTTGCTCCCCTATcttgaatattaattaaaaaatatatatttagataaaaatggcattattattacattttaatacggCTAACGAATTTAAATTGTCTGACAAATAAAGTTAGCTTAGCTGTTAGGTAGTAGTCGTAAAAATCATACCAGATTTATTTTCGTTAAAAAAGAATTACATTTATAAGGTTAAgcaaattattatacatttttaattgtgCTACATTTTGTGGTACCCTATTAAAAATACCTACATTAAACATTAACATTCGACATGGTCAGATTATGTATTTAACTGGGTTTTTATTCCATACACGGAAAATGAAACATCGATATAAATATGCCCTTGAAATCACTATCAGTTGCATAAACTGTCACTGTCAAGTTTCTAGTCACACTTCACTAGTGTCTAATTCCCGTGTTCCGCAATATTGCAATATGCTGATCTTTGAAATATGATATATAGTATTCGATGAACTAAACTATCACTAACCTAGCCTAAAAAGGGCATTAAATGTGACACCCggcattttcaaatatattacgGTCGTCATCTGCGTACGTGTTTACCTTATAACCTATAAGGTACAGTGTAGCgtttaaaaaatgaattttccCGATGATAGTGGTTATTCAAACGCAGCTATGGGACACCATAGGAGAGCTCAAGGACCATCCATTAAGGAGGCGTACAATGAAGGTGAGGTGTTTGTTAGAAATGTATAAGATTGTACATTTTTATGACCATTAAAAATGAGCTGGTAAGTAAGTAGGTAAGGTATCCAGTTTATTAATCGGTGCTCGtatttagaattaatattttctcCTACAGAAATTCTGGATAAACTCGTGTATTTTTAGTTTGAAAttacgaaaataatttattatagctagacatcatttgaatttttttacctgaagtaaaaaactaaaatataaaaaaacaaattaaaatcgttttacCTATAGTATTTCGCGAATttcatattatacaaaaatttgacACTACGGGacgattttcaaaatttaattgatttgtaAGCATTGATTACTAGTTTGcaccaaaaataataataattattatttagtaacatatttttttaaattaaaaatagaattatggTTTTACTAGACCGAGCCAGGTCatacaaacataatttactAAAATGAGTAAAAGAAATCCTAATTGGAGCACCTTCTTATAcagtattacattttttttgtataattttgatCTTGTCCATATAATTCACTAACtgttgatttaaattaataatctgtattgtgttgtttttttttttaaataaagattaaaaaaatatgaagataaTATGTTATATTGTTGTTTAAAAGAGATTGATATAAACTAAGAAGATCttcagttatattattatacttataattatttaattttcaattcggaattttttttttttaatagtcaaTAATCCACGGTTACCTATAACCATCAGGTGGGTTGTATGCTTATTTGCCACCATACTCATATAagagtttaataaataaaataaataaatgagataAGTTGAAAAGCATTTATGAAAGtcttaatttaattgaatacaGAATACtcttatatatgtacatataaaattttaattataatgaattacGACTTGCTTTAATCTGTGTGTCATTGTACGCAAGCAAATAAAGTTGAACACAAGCATATAAGAGAAGTGAGTGTACTGTAACCattcaaagaaaaaagtatGTTAAAATGATAAGGGCTATGTGTGGTTCATTGTGACATCATAACGGttgtattttatactttttgtaaTGTTATCAACAAGGCCATTATGATTTCCCGATAGTAGACCATATAGGCCCgttagaccgacgatctacgtaagattaccggtgtaggctggatgaggattgcggaaaactaggatgtctggcgcgaacttgaggaggtctatgtccagcagtggactgtaataggctgaactgactgactgagacCATAAGATactataagaaaatatatttgaatctaatatttaaatatctattcAGGAAGTAATATCGTTAACTTATTTTCTACTACTATAAACCTGTTTTAACATCTTCAGTAATTGTAaggaaacttatttaaaaataagtcctGTTTATGCCATTGTGGGTTTCCCCAGCATGTCTCAGAGACACGTTAAGATACCAGTCctgattgttatcatatacacctgatggcgattgttactcatagtagggtataTATCTGCTAACCTGAAGTATAGTAGCTTGTTGGGTTAAGGTCCAACCCTTCTCCTCTATGGTAAtgaaggcctatgcccagcgatgagatgttacaggctgaaacaaTCAATCTGGAACCTAAATGTAATATAACTGCCTAATTGTGCCCTACCTTTGGTCTCTTATGTTAA contains these protein-coding regions:
- the LOC123656182 gene encoding lipase 3-like, translated to MSGYKMAALMLFIIAVTVAAYSETPPASEEGYEMASWPAELKEKTEPDTYWGRNLFLFKLMKQLEGDEERYETNDDLSSDQKWSQLAELKEPDEKKWVTALSTNPGKSTKSPKPRPQPKWKSKKGRGYPVQEYDVVTQDDYILKLFHIPGDRSKPILLMHGIIDSADTFIIRGNTSLAAALADAGYDVWVGNSRGSRYSRRHLLLDPNTDKEFWDFSFHELGYYDLPALIDFVLDNTGTKTLNAIGHSQGNSIFLVLGATRPEYNEKIKVMISLSPVCYLNNIKNSVSHLMKFTPVIDRFYTFIGEDEFLGDDTIPIRLFRYVCGSKKSYSVCAKGIMFSLAGSDPDEMELDFFPTVVAHYPTGTSMKNVIHVSQIGIKRSFARFNYGLKNIEIYNSSDPPEYDLGKVSMKIALLAGRNDEISRLEDVKQLMSKLPNVVKFTIINHERFNHIDAVWGRNMAVYLFPSIFDILSKYG